The genomic region AACACTAATCTACAAAtctaaaatattgaattgtagTCTATGTCCTACGTATAGATAGCGAGTTGTTAGAAGATTAAAGAACATGTGTATCTTGAATTTAATGATCGTTTTAAAACAGACAATTTTAAGATCACGATTACACAGTGAGATAAATACAGTTTCAACTACATAAATCGGGGGAGTTATCTACTTCCACATTCAACTCTGCAGAAATACAAccccaataataatatttgaaaagggTCTATTTATTTTAGAGTGGAATTggttatatctatatataccaACATAGTAATAgcagtatagaaaaaaaaacagttattgtactattcaattttaaatgaatggTAGGTTAAATCAATTGTAAAATCAAAGCAACTTTTTAATTAAGTCTACGTGTTAGAAATGCGTCTAAAATACTGAAAACATGGCTGTTCGATGCAATACTCTTACCTTTGACAAAAGACgagatataaacaaaataaacttatcagGTTGTCAATTGTCATTTGTCATATCTTATATCCTAAGATAAATTAAGAATGGtttataggtataataaaagtaattctttacaagtttattaaaaaataagaaaaatgttatttaagaaaGTGTGCGTTAATTTAAgttcctattttaaaattggtttaGTACCAAAAAAGTATAGTATTATTGCCTCTGTCTTAGACAAACCAAAAATCGGGGAACTAACTGAAGTTaaggttatttaatattttgtttagatatacacttttatataatatacaatttcaaaAACGCATCCCTCTTTATTTGCAGGGATGGGTAAAAAGTCTTCGTATACAAAAGGAATTTATTTTTGCGGATGTAAACGATGGGTCTTGCGCACAAAAGTTACAGATTATTATTCCTAAAAATCTTGATATTGATGATACTTTAACATACGGTAGCTCTGTACATATAACTGGAAAATTATCCAAAAGTCCTAGAGGACAATTAGAACTACTAGCGGAAAATGTTACTGTTCTTGGTAAATGTGTAGTTTTGGATGGATACCCATTTAATCCCCGTACTATACATCCACCAGAATATATTAGACAATATCTTCACTTACGATCACGCACAAATTATATGGCAGCAGTCTTGAGGGTACGTCATGCTGTCACAAAACATATACATGActatttttcaaaaaacaattttctgaACATCCATACTCCAATATTGACCTCCAATGATTGTGAAGGTGCCGGTGAAGTTTTTAAAGTACAACCTGAAAATGAAGAAACCATGAAAGCTATGATGCAAGAGGGAAGAAATAGAGATTCAGTTTACTTTGGTGCCAAAACTTTTTTAACAGTATCTGGTCAACTACATTTAGAAGCCATATGCAGAGGAATGGGTGATGTTTACACACTGGGACCCACATTCCGTGCAGAGAATTCCAGATCACGATTGCATTTATCTGAATTTTACATGCTAGAAGCAGAAATAGCATTTTGTGATAGTATAGAAAAACTACAATCTTTTATAgaacattttttgaaatatttgtttgttgtgaCCAGGAATACTAATGATGCTGATTTATacttaatagataaaaataataaagcacCAAGCTGGCTAAATAAGCAATTTTTAACATTGACTTATGATGAAGCAAGAAATATTTTGGCTGCTAAAGGTTTAGATGTTTCAGATGAAGGTATAAATAAAGAGCAGGAGTTGACTTTAGTAGATTACTGTCAAGCTCCTGTTTTCATTGTACAGTGGCCCAAAAacttaaaatcattttacatGAAAGAATCTCCACTGGATAGTACTAAGGTGATGatctgaataaatatattttatacattttttacacttaccaataatttactaattattaatgtttcttattcTAGCATTGAACAGATGTTTCATATCATACTTAGTTAGaagcatatatttaattacactgtGAAATATTTCAGGTTGATGCATTAGATCTTCTTGCACCACTCACAGGGGAAATTGTTGGCGGAAGTCTCAGAGAGGATGACTATACAAAGCTTGAAAAAAAGTTACCATCAGATGCCCTAAAATGGTACTTAGAATTGAGAAAATTTGGGAACATACCTACTGGAGGTTTTGGTCTTGGTTTGGAGAGAATATTACAAGTCTTATGTAATGTTCCTAATATAAAAGATACTCTTCCATTTCCAAGGTGGCCACATAATTGTGATATGTAAATAatcttgatttataaaatagtgtTGTTCTATTGAAAATATCTTTGATTTCTCCTTTACATTTTAAGTTAgttattcaaataacaataagacaaaataaaagtacaataattCTAAAGTtggattattttgttaaaaaataaaagacaaatcattcataaaattacctttatttgaaaagtaaacATAGTggtacttaaatttaaaaaaataaacaaggcttgtgaaaatgaaaagaatttatttttgattaaaataaaacaagtcacatatttgtgaaatttattaaaaattcgaaTGCTATTTTCGGTGGTGTCCCACATTCATGTTTTTAAtcaatggatttttttaaaggaaaactaTAACAAGAGATTCCTTTACCTAACTTAATACCATACAAATGTAAATACTTTATACATAAGTTACACAAccaaaatacaaacattatatacaacATCTATTTACACATTCTTAATATAAACTGTGATAGCACATTGTCTTATAAAAGAAAACGATTCACAcacatttaataatgtatatgtaattatcttaattttaatatcacattGTTTAACATAATGGTAATTGTTTACTTACAATATGTTAGAAGTACAtacaatttatcaaattaattaattaaatttttgggTTTTCATTTTTCAGCAGCATTAGtggacaatattttaaaatcgtaaAGTTACATTAATAATGTACGAAACTCTATTTACTATTAAAGAGTAAGATAAAGGTTTTAaggttcaatattaaatttttatttagtagataGTTGGGAAATGCTACTTACTATAAAAGAGAagctaatttatttagtttaggaAACTAAGTTttgaagataaattataatataatcaatattattcataataattaaattactatatctTATGTCCACCAAAGTACTACTGagtaaatgttgttttttttttgagcatattttcatttgaatctAATTACATATTGTTATACATGTAATTAGATTCAAACATTTGAAAATCaagttaattatgtttttttttcaatatttcaacaTCAAAAGCtaagaaattaaacaaatggATCAAAACAAGTCCCAACATTTTTCTAATCTTCAAACATTGTACCCTAATCAAGTAAACAATCTTAGGCAGTGACATAGTTAACATCAATTCCTTTGTCGCAAATCCTCATAACACACACTATTCTCAGTCCACATGAGTTCACTCACTTTCTAGTTAATTACAATCACTTTACTACAGAACacttttcatttacataatgGAGCACAACCCTGACAATTCACTACCTTTCTGCACTGGCGGCTGCCGACTCAAATGTACGCCTTCGAGTGACGGTTTCAATTTGTATTCCAACTCTGGTTCCTCACCAGGAGGTAAGGGTTCATCATCTACACTTACGTCCTCCAGTATTTTTTCTTCCTGATTATTGACAAATGATGGTATAGATTTTGAAATGTTGATGCGGATCCCTCCGAGTGGAAAAACCGGCGCGGAAGTGGCGTCTTCGAGTTGCATATTGCCGTCGATCGATGACATCACCGTGTTGTGAGGCGCAGTATCGATTGTCGGCGGCATTATGCTTTCAACCTCTGCTGTAATTATTGGTTCGTCATCTGTTGGAgatagcaaataaaatatccttgttatttttgttcattaaGAGTATTGATAATTGGTTAAAAGTTACTCTCATGTAgatgttaataacaaaaattaataccCTGACAATAGCAATACCATACTGATGATCAATAAACTACTTACAGAAACAACAatcatgtaataaaaattaggaaaaaataaatgattaatcagTTCAGATTACTTTTTAGAGACATTAAAAGAATGCATAGATAGAAGGCAGGatagatacatattttgattACGCAATTGCTAGGTAagatatttaagatttaaaatacatcatCATACTAAGattgtgtaaattataaaaaataattagatattcaacgaaaaaacattttttttcacaaatctgAACtcctttttttacaattaataattaaactcaaACTGTGTCAACAAATATATTACCGGGATCAACAGGTTCCTGTTTGATCTTGATATTAGCAAAATCAACCTCCGCCTTTTGGTCACGGCTGGCTCGCTCTGCGGCGGTCTCGTCGTCCGTATCCACGTCCTCAACAACAACTTGTTCCACAGGCTCTGCCTTTAGCACTACATCGTCTTCATCGCCCTCGTCGATCTAATAGCAAGAGAAATaactagatattatataataccatATTTTCATTTCTAATCACTAACTAAATATTGCCTTAtagaactgaaaaaaaaaactaaaaatcagATGGAACAGTGATCAGATAAGAACAAAGAGAGTTTATGCTCCAGATAAACGTCTAGGCTTTGAGTGTTTTTCAAAGGACAGATGTGTTAAAACTACCAATTTCCAAACTTTGGAGTTTTAACTGATAATTTCATAGCTTGATTCAGGATTTGAACGAATAAGTTCAGAATCTGCTGTTTTATAAGCCCTATCAGCTACTAGATCAATAAGTcagtcataaaaaaagaaaatgtgccaacattttaataaaatacacattactGGGTTTTAGGTATCCTCACCTCAAGAGGTTCCGTCTGCTCAACCTCCGGCTCAACGACCTCGACAACAGACTCGCAGTCGGACTCATCCGCATCGTCTACTCTCACATCGTCGTCCTTTATCTCGATGGCCTCAATCGTTTTATCTTCTTCCATGGAAGTTTCCATTGGTATTTCTTCCTTAGGCGGTTCCTCCTTTGTTAGAGATGCCTATGAAAAAATTTGTATTCGGTTAATTCGGTAGCCTTTTTTATAgccaaaaattataaatatacaaattctttaataataaaagaaataaacatttcttcaACAAACGTCAAAGTCGACTCATTTGCGTCTCTgtctattttatatcaatatgcACCTTATAGTCCTGCAGACACAGCGGGTGGTAGTAGAGCAGGTCGTGGCGCACGGAGTTCCGCAGATGCCACTCCTCCTTGTCCTCGTTGTAGAACTGCTGGAAGCGGTCCCCGCACA from Vanessa tameamea isolate UH-Manoa-2023 chromosome 22, ilVanTame1 primary haplotype, whole genome shotgun sequence harbors:
- the LOC113402288 gene encoding asparaginyl-tRNA synthetase, with protein sequence MLFKKVCVNLSSYFKIGLVPKKYSIIASVLDKPKIGELTEVKGWVKSLRIQKEFIFADVNDGSCAQKLQIIIPKNLDIDDTLTYGSSVHITGKLSKSPRGQLELLAENVTVLGKCVVLDGYPFNPRTIHPPEYIRQYLHLRSRTNYMAAVLRVRHAVTKHIHDYFSKNNFLNIHTPILTSNDCEGAGEVFKVQPENEETMKAMMQEGRNRDSVYFGAKTFLTVSGQLHLEAICRGMGDVYTLGPTFRAENSRSRLHLSEFYMLEAEIAFCDSIEKLQSFIEHFLKYLFVVTRNTNDADLYLIDKNNKAPSWLNKQFLTLTYDEARNILAAKGLDVSDEGINKEQELTLVDYCQAPVFIVQWPKNLKSFYMKESPLDSTKVDALDLLAPLTGEIVGGSLREDDYTKLEKKLPSDALKWYLELRKFGNIPTGGFGLGLERILQVLCNVPNIKDTLPFPRWPHNCDM